AGAAACCCCATCTCTGTCCACCACCGTACTCACTATTCCCCTCCAAGAAATATATCCCAACAGAAGGAAGTCCCTCCCAGGATGTGTAATTTCCTGTTTCTAAGGCAGAAGTAAGGGTTGCTGGGACAAGGAGGTCTTCTAACCGTCGCCATGTATCCTGAGGGATATCATATACCCAAAATTCCCGACTTCCTTTTCCCTTAATGGCAAAGATAAGATGTTCATCAGATGCTGGAATATAGCAATAAGCAAGATTTGCTCCGGTATCCACTGCTGGTTCTGGTAAAGGGGCTAACTCAACCCAGGTTGGATTGCCATAGAATTTACAATCAGCATAATAAAACCGGTTTCTTTGAAGAACCCTGTCTCGGAAGATAGCATATAGTCTTCCATAACCTGCTCCTTCATATCTTCCATAGCACATCGCTGTTCCCGCGGTCTGGCGATGAGGTGTCGGCTCAAAGTAATACCAAACCCCGTAGCCAAAAAGGCTTAACGGAAGGAGCAAAAATATAAGATAGATAGATAGATACTTACTCATAACACACCTCCTCTTTTCATCATATAATATTATATATGGGAAAAAATATTTGTCAAGGGTTCGGTTTGGATAAGATTCCAAAGGGTGGTTGACAAGAAAGAAAAATTTTATATGATTAGGGATGGGAAAAATAAGAATTGGTATCTTTTATCTCTTTTTCTTCTTATCTTTATTCGGGCAGAAGATTGAGATGAAGAAGGCGAAGTCTTTTAGCCTGCCCAACTTAGAGAAGAAAAAGATTTGCCTTGATTCCTGTCTGGGGAAAGGACCGGTCTTTATCTCCTTCTGGGCGCTCTGGTGTAAAGCCTGTATTGAAGAACTTGATGCCTTTAAGCCGGTCTATGATGAGTTTGAGACCCTTGGTTTACAGGTCTTGGCGATTTCCGAAGATGGTCCTCAGGCACAAGGGAAGATTAAGCCCTTTGTGAAATCCCGGAAGTGGCGCTATCAAGTTCTTTTAGACCCCACAAATAAGGTGAAGGATTTATACGGGGTGAAGGCGATGCCCACCAGTTTTTTGATTGATAAGAATGGGGATATTATCTATCAGCATACCGGTTATAAGAAAGGGGATGAGA
This sequence is a window from candidate division WOR-3 bacterium. Protein-coding genes within it:
- a CDS encoding TlpA disulfide reductase family protein — protein: MGKIRIGIFYLFFFLSLFGQKIEMKKAKSFSLPNLEKKKICLDSCLGKGPVFISFWALWCKACIEELDAFKPVYDEFETLGLQVLAISEDGPQAQGKIKPFVKSRKWRYQVLLDPTNKVKDLYGVKAMPTSFLIDKNGDIIYQHTGYKKGDEKKIQEKIKELLRKEEKK